Within the SAR202 cluster bacterium genome, the region TCTTCGTGGGCCACAGGCCAGCCTTGACCAGCTTGTGCGTAGTCGCCGGGCCGCAGTCGATCATGATCTGCCGGACGGCAGCCTCAAGCACATACGCAGAGCCGAACCTGGTCGACGTTGGGGTCGGCGTCCCCGCGCCGAGCACATAAACGCGTGCCATAGCTAATGCTCTACCTCCCAGGAGATTACCCGAAGTTTAGCAGAAGCTCGCTACCTGTACGACACCACGTCCACGCGGTCCCCGCGCGCTATCACCAGCACGCGCTCGCCCGCCGCCGCCGCGACCCGCTCGGCCACCGCGCCGGCGTCCGCCCCGCCTTCCGCCAGGCCGGCATCGGCGTCCGCCCACCTGAGGGTGGTCACTCCATATCCAAGCGCCGCCTCCAACGCCGCCACAAATGGCCCTCCCCCCTCCGCCACCAGCACGGAGACCTGCTTCCGCGCCGGGCGCTCTGCTACCTCGGTCTCCTCAGGCGCAAGGCGGCGGTCCTCCCGGTAGACCATCCAGTAGTACGGCAGGAAGATCGCCACCGGCGCCAGTAGCGACAGTGCCCCCTGAGCGCCTTCGAGAATCTGCGACGGAGTCCCTTCAAGGACCTCCCGCAGGATGACGAACAGGAAGAAGCTCACGCTCCCCAGAAAGGCAAGCATCCCCGCGCCAAGGACGAGGAATATGAACATTCGCCTTGGCTGGGAGTTCCGCTCTGCTGGGCCCACGGCCTCAGCCTTGAGCCGCGCCCTGCGCCAGTAGAAGCCCCACAGCGGCCCGCCAATTATCCCGAGCGTTAGCGCCAGGTCCAGCGCATCGCGCCAGGCGTCCGCGCCCGTGATTACGCCATCGCCTGACTCTGTGACGAGGCGGATGAACATGCCGGTCAGGTTCATTATTCCTGTCGCCAGGGTGAAAAGGCCTATCGCAGCCAACAGGTACGCATACGACTGCCGCGCGGACTGCGTTGGCTGCGGGTGGTCTCTGGCCTCAGTTGTGGCGACCATCGCGTGGTAGACCAGTATTCCCGCACCCACAATGACCGAAGCGACAGTGCCGGAAAGGAAGCGGAAGTGGTCGGCCGCGGGGAGCTCCGGCACGCCCACAACCCATTCAAGCAGGCCGTAGACCGTGACACCCACTGCGATGATGACTGTGAGCAGCCCGCCCAGGATTGCGAGCAGGTAGAGATAGACCTGCCTGAGCGTGGAATCGTAGTCGCCTCGGGCGCGATGCAGCCAGTGGTCAGCCCACGCAGGCCAGTTCACCAGGGCAATCGCAAGGTATGTCTTGAAGCTGTCGTTCCAGAAGCCGCCCCCGACCACCCTCAGCCCGGTCACGGCGTCGTATGCGTCCCGCAGTATCGTGTGGATGACCAGCGCAGTACCTGTGGCTGCGGCCGCTAATGTCCCCGCAGCGACGATGTAGAGGTAAAGCCGCCTCACCGCCAGAGTCTCCGGCGTCGGCTGACCCTCCGCGTCCTCGAGACGCATATGGAAGAACCAGACGGCCTCCCAGACAACAAACGCTGCCCATGGAAACGCGGCGAACTCCGTCCCTCCGAACAGGAATCGGACTATAGCGACTCCTGTGCCGATGACGAAGCCGATCGACGTTAGCAGGACGAGGTATATGTATGCCTTGCGGAAAACCGACCGCCGCTCCGCGGGCATTGTCGCAACGTAGCGGGTGACAGTCCGCCAGTGGAACCACCATAGGGGCAGGCCCACGACGGTAAGGGCTATTCCGAGCGCGACGCCTTCGCTGGAACCGGAGACGGCCGCGCCGCCGAATATGGCATCGAGCACGGCGACGCCCAGCAGGACAACACCGGTGGTCGCCATAGTGAGGGCGGCAAAAGACACGATGTAGAAGTAGAGCCGCCGCACGGTGCCGATGCCAGGGTCCAGGTCCGGCGCCTCGCTACGCCGCCTTGTCAGCGCGACGATGCCGTAGACAATCACGGCAATTACACCGGCCATGAAGAGCAAGGGGACCAGGGCCAGGAGGGTTGCACTGTCCATTGCTGTGCCTCCTAGCTTCCCGCCGACGGTGTCGGCGACGGTCGCGGCGTGGGCGTTACAGGCACAACCGGCAATGGCTTCGGCTCACGGTACGCCATGCAGCCCACAAATGGCCACTGCGGGTCCTCAGTGAACCGCCACTGCCCACTCTCCTGCCTTAGCCGGTAAACGTAGTCGGAGCTGTACTGTCCGGAACCAAACAGGCCGTCGCTGGAGACGTATGCCACCCGCAGTGTCACTACCGCCGCGCCCGCGACCATGTCTGTATCGCGCAGAGTCACGCGGTTCTGGCCGAGCGTGGACCTGGCGTATGCGCCGTCGCGCGCGAACTCGTCGACGGTGCAGCCGTCCCTGAGCTCCGCGCCCAGGTAACCGTACGCCTCGGTGTAGTCCTCGTCTTCGAGCGCCTTCAGGTATAGCTGCACCGTGCGCTCCGGGGTCCCGTCTGCGAAGACCTCTTCTTTCTGTGTGAGCGCAATCGCGATGCTCGCAACCAGCAGCACCGCAACGAATATGCCGCCTCCAATCAGCCACATCCTGGACATCAGGTCACCTCCTGTCAGGACACTTTTCGGGTCGATGGCGTTACGCCTTCATTATCCGTCAATTCGTCATCCGGCGCACTACGAAATACTGCCGGCGGAACAAAAACGAGGGCGGCCACGCGGCCGCCCTCGTTGAACAGTCTTTCGCTGCAACTGCCTAGCGCAGCACTCGTTTGCTGCTATTCAGGTAGTCCACCATCACGTACTGGCCAAGTTTGTCGGCCGTCGTATAGAACGCCCTGCCCTGGTTGATCTTCGTCATCTTGTCCACAAAGTCCACCAGGTACGGGTTCGACTCAAGCATGAACGTGTTGATCTTGATGTCCGCCTCGGTGCACCGCTTCACTTCCTTCAGCGTCTCGTCGATGGTCTTGTAGCTCGGCGGGTAGCTGAAATAGGCGCGGTCTTCCTCGAGGTGCGCCGTGGGCTCACCGTCGGTGATCATCAGTATCTGGCGCGTAGCCCCCTTGTAGTTTGAGAGGAGCTTGCGGGACAGCATGAACGCGTGGTGCATGTTCGTCCCCGCGCCGTAGGTGTTCCATGTGAGCTTGGGCAACTCTTCGCCTTTGACCTCGATAGCGTAGTCGGAGAACCCGATCACGTAGAAGTGGTCGCGCGGGAACTTGCTCTGGATGAGCCAGAAGAGCGCCAGTGCAACCTTCCGCGCGGCGGCGAAGTTGCCCATAAGCCCCATCGACCGGCTCTGGTCAACCAGGAGCACGGTAGCCGCCTGCGTGACGTGCTCGGTGCGGTTGATCTCCATGTCCGGCGGCGTGATGTGCACAGGCAGGTCGCCGCCCTCTCGCGTGACGGCGTTGAACACGGTCCGCACAAGGTCCAGGTCGAACGGGTCGCCGTATTCGTACTGCTTCGTCTCTGCAGTCGCTTCGCCGCTGGCGCCGCGCTGGTATAGCTGGTGCTGGCCCGCCCTGTCCTTCTTTAGCTCGGAGAAGACCTCCTTGAGGGCCTGCTGCGCCACCTTGCGGATGCCTCGGGCCGTCAGCTCCAGCTTGCCGTTCTCGTCCTTGAGATAGCCGGACTCCTGGAGCTGCTTCAACACCTGCTGGAGCTGCTCAAGCTGTTTGCGCGCGTCCTCACCCAGCGTCTCTTCGACCAGGTCCGGGTCGATGGCGCTGACGTCGCCGTTCCGGATGGCGCGCGAGATCTGCTTCTCAAGCTCGTCGATAGATTCGAGGCTGTCCATCAGGTCCATCGCCTCTTCCATGGCGACGGACTCATACGGGGGAAAGTCGCGCGCGGCCTCGCTCAACGGCAGGAGGCTGAGGACCTGACCTGCCAGGTCGGAAAGCTCCTGCATGAGCTCGGGGTCGATGCCCGGCGCGGTCATCTGGTCCAGCTCTCCCCGCTGCTGCGGCGACATGCTCCGCAGCAGTGCCTGCATGGCGGACATCTGCGCCTGCATCCGCTGGATCAGCTCGTCCAGGCTTCCCGCACGGTTCGGATCGAAGTAGTCGCCGAACTCCTTCATGAACTCGTCGAACTTTGGGTCCTTCCCGTTCGACCGGTCGCGCAGCATCTGGTTGAGGGCGCGCGTCATCTTCTTGAGGTCTTCTATCTGCTGCGGCGTGATCTCCTCGAGCTCCTGCCGCATCCTGTCCAGGAACTGCTCCATCATATGCTGCTTAAGCATATCCATGAGCTCCTGGAACTTGCGGTGCGCCTCCGGGTCCATGAAGTCGTAGTCGCTCAGCTCGCGAATCGCGCCTGCCGTGCTGTCCGGAAGATTGTCCAGCGCCTCGTTGGCCTTCTTCGCGCGGTCCTCCAGAAACTTCATGGGGCCCTTCATGGACTCCGCCTGCTTGGGGTCCCCCTTGAGCTGCTCCCGCGCAACCTGGAGACGCCGCTGGATGCCCTGCCGCTCAGTCTCGACAACGTCCTGCAGGCGCTCCTTGATCTCGTCCATCATCTTGCCCATGTTGTGCTGGGAGAGCTGCTCCCGGCGCTGCTCCTTTAGCCGCTCCATAAGGTCGCGCAGGCCGTTGACCTGGCGGTCGTTCTGCCGGTCGCGTACGCCGCGCTGGAACATGTCCCTCAGCGCCCGGTCCACGTCGCCGTGCTCCAGGATGTCATGGGAGAGCGCGTCAAGGAGCTCGTCCTCGTTGAGGCCCGATATCTCCTGGCTGCCGTCCCACTTTGAATATCGATAAGTAGTCATCAGCTACCTTTCAGGCAACTCCACAAGGGGTTGAACTGCTATGCTGCCATAATACTACATGTACGGCCGATTTTGTCCATCCAAGAATATGTAGTCCAAACGTACGTGTTGCGTAGTCCCCATCGGCGGGGCCGTTTCAAGCCTCCGTCGTCGTGATATATTTACACGAACGTTTTGACCGCTTCCAAGGAGATATCAGGCGTGAAGATCACCGATGTGAAGGTTGAAATCTACCGGTGGCCGCGTCACCGGCCCATCCGCAACGGCATGTATGTCTACGCCCACTCCGGGCTGAACCTGCTAAAAATCGAGACGGACCAGGGCATCACGGGCCTCGGGTTCGCCGGCGGACTCACTGACGACGGCAAGATGGTGGCGACCGCGGTCAATCACTTCAAGAATCAGATCATCGGCATGGACCCGCTGAACAATGAGCAGGTTTGGGCAGCCCTGTGGCAGCCGAAGCTGATCGGCCGCCGCGGCGTCACGACGCGCGCCATCTCCGGCATCGATATCGGCCTGTGGGACATCCGCGGGAAGGTCGCCAACATGCCGGTCTACAAGCTTCTCGGCGGCTTCTCAAGCGCGGTCCCCGTTTATATCGCCGGCGGCTACTACGAGGAGGGCAAGGGACTGAAGGATCTGGCCCAGGAGATGGAAGCGGCGCTCAAAATGGGAGCGACGGCTGTGAAGATGAAAATCGGCGGCGTACCCATCCACGAGGACGTGGAGCGAGTTCGAGTGGTCCGCGAAACGGTCGGCCCGAAGATCAAGGTAATGGTGGACGCCAACTGCGCCTACCGCCACTACGACGCCGTCCGCATCGCCGCGAAGATGGAGCCGTACGACCCATTCTGGTTCGAGGAGCCCGTGAGCCCGGACGACTACAAGGGCCACGCCCACATCGCCCAGCACACGACCATCCCGATAGCGACGGGCGAGAACGAGTACACGCGGTACGGCTTCCGCGACCTCATCGAAAACCGCTCGGCCTCCATCCTCCAGCCGGACCCGCTCATCATGGGCGGCATCACGGAGATAAAGAAGGTGGCCGCGCTCGCCGAGGCGCACGACATCCCCATATCCCCGCACGGCATGCAGGACATCGGCGTGCATGTTGTGGCGGGCGTGTCCAACGGACTGATCGTGGAGTACTACAGCGGCTCAACCGACCCCATGTACGACAGGACGTTCAAGAACCCGCTGCTGCTAAACAAGGGCCTGCTCAACCCGCCCGAGCGCCCGGGCTTCGGCGTGGAACTCAACGAGAAGGAGCTGGCGAAGTACCGCGTAGGGTAGTAGTCGGTAGTCGGTAATCGGTAGTCGGTTGAAGGATAAACAGAAGGGTCCGCCAACGCGATGTTGGCGGGCCCCTATTTTTGTGCCTTGTGGAGCTATGTTAGCCCTTGCCGCCCTTGGCGGGAGCGGCCGCTTCCTTGGCTTCGCCCTTCTGGGCGGTCGCCTCAGGCGCCTTCGCGGCCTCGCCCTCGGCAGCGGCCGCAGCAGCGGCGCCGACAGGCGTGCGGTCGACGGCCTGCGGCATCGCCTTCACCAAAACCTCGTGCGGGTCCATGAGGATCCTGATGCCCTCGGCAAGCTTGATGTCCTCGACGCGGATCGCCTTGTCGAACGTGGTCAGCGGCGCGAGATTGATGTGTATCTTGTCCGGCATCTGGAGCGGGAGCGCCTCCACCGTCAGGTGGTTGTGCGATATGTACAGGATACCGCCGGAGGCCAGCGCGGGCGCCTCGCCCTCGGTGATAATAGGCACCTCGGCCTCCACCTTGTGCGTCACATCCACGCGTATGAAGTCCACATGGAGATAGTCCTCCGTGACGGGGTGGCGCTGGATCTCGCGGAGGAAGCAGATGTTCTCGCCCTTGCCGCCGTCGATCTCGACCGAGACCGGGTGGTTCGTGCCTGCCTTCGGCACCAGGCGGCGGAGCACCAGGGCGTCCACCTGAAGGGACTGCGGGGCCGTGCCCTCGCCGTAGAAGTGCACGGGCACAATGCCCTGCCTTCGTAGCTGCTTGACCTTTTTGCCGGTCACAGTGCGGGGCGCGAGCTTGATGCTGAGTATGTCCATTAGAGCTTCTCACTTTCGACGTGAAACGTGGTCTGACCCTCGGCATGGCGAGAGACAACCCTGCTAGTATAACACAACTTTCCGGCAGCGCCAGATTCCGGGACGGGCATCACCTGATCAGCCGCACCTCCACGCCCACGCTCACTCCCGACCATGCCTTATCGGTCGTCAGAACCGGCAGACCAAGCCGAAGGCCGAGAGCGAGGCATGCCCGGTCGCCGAATGACAGCCCATGCCTGTAAGTAAGCCCACGGAGCAGAGCAGCGACCTCTGCATCCGAATCTGAAAACGGGACGAACGACAGGCCGAGGGCACGTATGCCCTCCAGCACCATTGTGGAGTCGGCAGAGCCCTCCATCACCTTCTGCAGCGCCTCGGAGAGGTTCACGGTGGAGATGGCCGAACCGGACAGGTAAGGGATGACGCGCTCTTTGCCCGTTTCATCCTTCAAAACGGCGAGAAGTGCGGACGCGTCCAGCACCATTCCAAGTGGGCGAGAGGTCAATCTCGCCTCCCATGCAGCGTACGTCCGGCTGAGAGGCCGCCGAAGCGTGCCTCAAGCTTCCTGCGCGAATCAGACTCCATCCTCGCGAAGACCTCTTCCGGGTCCCGACCTTGCGACCTCAACTCAGCCTCCGATTCCTCGGCCTCCCTCCGGGCCTCCGTCCTTCTCTCAGCCACCAGCTCATCCGCAAGGCTCACGCCAGGCCGCACAGAGCCTCTCACATGCACCTGAAGCCGCCGCAGAATGTTTTCCCTTGTCTCAAGGACCAGCCGGCCGGCATCCACCCGCGCAACAAGCTGGTCGCCCTCCCCGAGGCCAAGGGCAACCCTGTAGACGGCGGGTAATACCACTCTGCCTTGCGGACCCACGTTCACGAGCCTGAATCCGGACTCCTCTTCCGCGGCAGTGTACGCGGGCTGCTGCCTGACATGGTATTCGACCGATACATCGCTTATCTTTTGAACCGGCTTCCTTGCCATTCCATTACCTCAACCTTGGTGCCATTTACAATATAATTATGGCACAAACCTCGCTCGGATGCCACTTCAGACATTCACGTGCCGGCGCGCTACAGTCTGACCGCTCTGACCAGGTGATTGAAGTGATCGCTGATAAGCAGCACGTCGTTGCCGTAGAAACAGAGGCCGCTGGGGGAGCTGAGACCGGCCTTCGCCGCCGGGCCGCCGTCGCTGTGGTACCCGGCCTTCTCTGCCCCGGCGACCGTCTCCAGCTTGCCGTCCTTTGTGATGCGGCTTACCCGGTTGTTCCCGGAGTCTGAGAAATACACGGTACCGTCGCCTTTGATCGCCACCCCCTGGGGCCTTGAGATAGCAGCTTTTGTCGCCACGGCGCCGTCTGGCGAAAAGCCCTTCTTCCCGATGCCCGCCACTGTGGTAATTGTCCCCTTCGCGTCCACTTTCCTGATAACGTGGCTCGCGCTGTCGGCGAAGTACATGTTCCCCGCCCGGTCGAAGGCGATGTCGTTCGGGCTGCCGATCCGAGCC harbors:
- a CDS encoding VWA domain-containing protein; translated protein: MTTYRYSKWDGSQEISGLNEDELLDALSHDILEHGDVDRALRDMFQRGVRDRQNDRQVNGLRDLMERLKEQRREQLSQHNMGKMMDEIKERLQDVVETERQGIQRRLQVAREQLKGDPKQAESMKGPMKFLEDRAKKANEALDNLPDSTAGAIRELSDYDFMDPEAHRKFQELMDMLKQHMMEQFLDRMRQELEEITPQQIEDLKKMTRALNQMLRDRSNGKDPKFDEFMKEFGDYFDPNRAGSLDELIQRMQAQMSAMQALLRSMSPQQRGELDQMTAPGIDPELMQELSDLAGQVLSLLPLSEAARDFPPYESVAMEEAMDLMDSLESIDELEKQISRAIRNGDVSAIDPDLVEETLGEDARKQLEQLQQVLKQLQESGYLKDENGKLELTARGIRKVAQQALKEVFSELKKDRAGQHQLYQRGASGEATAETKQYEYGDPFDLDLVRTVFNAVTREGGDLPVHITPPDMEINRTEHVTQAATVLLVDQSRSMGLMGNFAAARKVALALFWLIQSKFPRDHFYVIGFSDYAIEVKGEELPKLTWNTYGAGTNMHHAFMLSRKLLSNYKGATRQILMITDGEPTAHLEEDRAYFSYPPSYKTIDETLKEVKRCTEADIKINTFMLESNPYLVDFVDKMTKINQGRAFYTTADKLGQYVMVDYLNSSKRVLR
- a CDS encoding 50S ribosomal protein L25 produces the protein MDILSIKLAPRTVTGKKVKQLRRQGIVPVHFYGEGTAPQSLQVDALVLRRLVPKAGTNHPVSVEIDGGKGENICFLREIQRHPVTEDYLHVDFIRVDVTHKVEAEVPIITEGEAPALASGGILYISHNHLTVEALPLQMPDKIHINLAPLTTFDKAIRVEDIKLAEGIRILMDPHEVLVKAMPQAVDRTPVGAAAAAAAEGEAAKAPEATAQKGEAKEAAAPAKGGKG
- a CDS encoding type II toxin-antitoxin system VapC family toxin, coding for MVLDASALLAVLKDETGKERVIPYLSGSAISTVNLSEALQKVMEGSADSTMVLEGIRALGLSFVPFSDSDAEVAALLRGLTYRHGLSFGDRACLALGLRLGLPVLTTDKAWSGVSVGVEVRLIR